The Cryptococcus deuterogattii R265 chromosome 4, complete sequence genome segment AATGGGCTTCATTAGCAAGTTAGCAAAAGGGTGAAATGATTGGATTTATATAGACTATACATACTGCACCAAGTTCTATATTCTCAGTGGCTGGTGTCTGAGGCTGAGCAACCTTGTTCTGTAAACGGAGGGTCGAGGTGTGGAGGGCTCGACGAGTGATGTGAGGgaggcaggaagaggagcgaAGGACAGCTGAGAGAGATACCATCCTCGAGCTGCAATAGATGCGAGTGCGCTGAGTAAGGTTGTCGATAGTGCAGGGGCCAAGGGAATATGTATGTATACGCACCCGTAGTATTGTGCTTAATGACGATTTGAGGAGCGAATACAGATGACCACAAAAGTCACGAAGGCGGAACCAAATTCACTTATTACAGCTCATATACCACTCTAGTAATAAGTCGCGTCAACCAGTTCCCACTCAAATGTTTTCGTCGCGTTTCCTCATTAATTCGTCTCTATTTTCTATTCCTATACTTGCCCATCATGAGCAACCGACGAGGGCATCTTTCTCGCAAGATACCCAATGCTATTAATAGACCCCCGCCGCCCAAAGCTCGCATTCCCAGAGTGCAATCCCCCTTGAGCCGGATGGATTTGGAGCTCTTGCGACAGGCGGAGGCCGACGGTGAGTAGTTGATCGACGACGTTAGGAAACGATCATGCTCATTTAGATTCAAGATGAACGAGAATGGAATATATTGCACCAGTCAGCAAAACCCTGGAAAGGAGTTTTCATCACGTTCACAGGTGTGGAAAACAAAGTCGGTGCATCTACAGATTTTTGTGCCCCGTGCTAACCTCTTGTAAAGGCACAATTAAGCCGCCTCGCCAGAGAACTTGGAGCCGAAGTCGATACTGCCCTTACGAGAAGCATAACGCATGTCGTCGCTGTCAGTTACGAGTCTCCAAAATACCAAGTGAGCCTTGTGCTTTGTGTGAGTCCGTGAAACTGACATTCACAGTTTGCTCTGGCAAATGGTATACCTGTAATGACACCGGCATGGATCACCGAGGCTCATGAGATATGGTTGGCGGGTGAAGAGCTTaattttgaggaagacgaagaaaatCATCGGCTACTGCCATTTACGGGATTCAGGATATCCATGTCTGGTATCGATCAGAGTATgcccctttcctccaatCCTAGGTATCACTAACAATGCTGTGATTAGTGGATCGTCGTAGATTCCTGATTCAACTCATCACTAATAATGGAGGTGAATATTCGAAAGATCTCGATCGTGACTGCACCCATCTTGTATCCGCACATCCTACAAGCGACAAACGCCGTTCGGAAAAAGTCAAATGGGCTCTTCGTGAGAATGCCGAAAATGAGgccagaaggagaaaaggggtGAGGGACGAGCGAGACATTTTAATCGTGTACGAGGAATGGATTTGGGACTGCGTAGCGTACCGTGGAAGATGGCCATCGGACAAGTACGATGCGACCAAGCCACGACGAGGAGGCAAAGTCGATCCAGGTGAGTAATTTAAGAATTGGGCGTATCTTGGCTGACTttaggaaagaagaggttaTCAACGGCACTTTTCAAATTCCTCGACCTGATCGCAAGGTTGTCATCAACAGCTCTACCGCTACTGGGGCAGAATTAGATACGAGTGAACAGGCTTCTGTCCGGCGTCACAAAGCTATCGGGTTAGATACTCTAGTCGGACAGATAATTGGTGAGGGCAAAAGTCGAGATGCACCCAAAAGAGGTGCGTCGTCGGAGGTTCTCGAAGAACCAGCCGCCAAACGACCCCAACCAGTCGTCAAAAGTTCAGTggttcatcttccccgTTCAACATCTTTTACCACTGCGGATGTCCCTACACCCGCGCGTCCCACAACTAACGACACAAAAGACATAGCCAAGGCCGACGAATCAAAACATGTTGCTAGGATTTTTGAAGGGCTTAGAATGGCTGTTTGCAAAAgcaagggatgggaggcGATGCTGGAAGCCTTGTCATCGCGCGGTGCAATCCTTGTTGATGAAAAGGATTggatgaagggagagaCGTGCAACTATGCGATCATAAGATTGTAAGGGGACCTGATTCCTACGACAGCGTGCTAATAAGATGGTCTTAGAGCCAACCCGAATATACCGCCTATGCCTGAGGGACAAAGCACAATCTACGTGACTGAGAACTGGGTTGAGTCATGTATTGTCGAAGGAAAGCTTGTGTCTCCAAACGAACATCTCTTATACAAACCTTTGACCATCCATGTCCCCATTCCAGGTCAGTTGACAGGGTAATTAAGATGTTTTGCTTTCTGATTGATATGCAGGAGCGAAAGGAATCATTGTCCATATTTCGGGTTCCGAAGATCATCAGCTTTCCTCATATCATCGTCGGCTTGCCAGGGCTCTCGGTAAGTGTCGCTCAATGTTTTTTTATCGATTTACTAACTCTCCTGTGTTAGGCTTTGAAATTCGACTCACTGTAGATCGTGATGTCACTCACCTCGTCTCTTTTCGCAACCACGGCATCAAGGTCCGGCGTGCAAAGGCTTGGGGGTCTCAAATCGTGACACATGACTGGTTGTTAAAGATGGCAGAGACAGGGAAGCTTGAGCCAGAGGAGGGATATCACCTGCATATCCCACCGGAGAATCTGCGTGGATCTCGCAGTAAGTTGCTGACTCGTGGATTCTGACTCGTGGATTCTGCATCTTGTATATTGACATGATGCCAGAAGATCTACCTTCATCTGCAGGTGGCAAGGTCAACAATTCGATGACCGACTTGTCCGTCGTTAATGATTCGAGGCTTGAGCACCGCTTCGAGCGTAGCACATCTGATCAAAATCAGCCGATAACCACTGCAGCAGGTCCTTC includes the following:
- a CDS encoding DNA replication regulator DPB11, whose translation is MSNRRGHLSRKIPNAINRPPPPKARIPRVQSPLSRMDLELLRQAEADDEREWNILHQSAKPWKGVFITFTGVENKAQLSRLARELGAEVDTALTRSITHVVAVSYESPKYQFALANGIPVMTPAWITEAHEIWLAGEELNFEEDEENHRLLPFTGFRISMSGIDQMDRRRFLIQLITNNGGEYSKDLDRDCTHLVSAHPTSDKRRSEKVKWALRENAENEARRRKGVRDERDILIVYEEWIWDCVAYRGRWPSDKYDATKPRRGGKVDPEEVINGTFQIPRPDRKVVINSSTATGAELDTSEQASVRRHKAIGLDTLVGQIIGEGKSRDAPKRGASSEVLEEPAAKRPQPVVKSSVVHLPRSTSFTTADVPTPARPTTNDTKDIAKADESKHVARIFEGLRMAVCKSKGWEAMLEALSSRGAILVDEKDWMKGETCNYAIIRLANPNIPPMPEGQSTIYVTENWVESCIVEGKLVSPNEHLLYKPLTIHVPIPGAKGIIVHISGSEDHQLSSYHRRLARALGFEIRLTVDRDVTHLVSFRNHGIKVRRAKAWGSQIVTHDWLLKMAETGKLEPEEGYHLHIPPENLRGSRKDLPSSAGGKVNNSMTDLSVVNDSRLEHRFERSTSDQNQPITTAAGPSSIPVSRALRPTPTHVNDSTDDISMLDARTDVSEIQHVDVTMEERSDPVKPSPQSLNRHSSAPAPRSSPLNNKFLTETNTNTNMTPGNSATGASTSALPNKAASAAALEDMDRKQDISDVLRRLAEKPSGTPVSLPRRGRPSARIKSTNSRSPAILSPSNPHNPQPLHPNYQESMEVEDDPLKNFKNDVPEESMQIKYVDQKAVRERRKLMALFGEEGEFSKKKKR